A single region of the Oxyura jamaicensis isolate SHBP4307 breed ruddy duck chromosome 6, BPBGC_Ojam_1.0, whole genome shotgun sequence genome encodes:
- the ZFAND4 gene encoding AN1-type zinc finger protein 4 isoform X1 translates to MANKKEPPFFNEDNMGPFHYKLPFYETMELFIETLTGTCFELRVSPFETVISVKAKIQRLEGIPVSQQHLIWNNMELKDDYCLNDYNISEGCTLKLVLAMRGGPINTRRVPVEDPIREMAEYMDPGRDEIWEKGPSNKQVTFLVYREGDQLNFFRVVDRGDGTLTPLSESLSGGSVYNLYADDEDETEASPSGQQIIENSITMNKMKLLKAKMENMNLSKKPKKTVKVKPRPPTAPRPSSGSAAAARHRFLRVLPHIGQSCLPPPGNSYPLESSQNALSALASLATAGRTMPSTTNDFLKEDDTWQSASWSHSVSSIRLPPKISRVELENAKVPTNSILTPVSSLSANLEKVSENVTSASEEDSVLYPNLTNVELYGTEEKLLSEADAFALLTEASTTEQCSEIYDIGKVNPELELSDGDEESKVLEQHRKPISKVLSTAATGTGLLSTRELSPRKNTLLSPLRYSAQVAHHSSLKPQTQPKCFEADNLRSTASPNVLRSLEVRSIADSSFSRTTRFHSIKVDSLGKRPDVTAKTEARGITDVSNKASKEPVSSVNNLGFLASLARSTNRESLQSSCGTGRFRTSGIALPTNLQHFQEESFRKTTTPNEAAEYILSAHALGMNGINAAVGKRVAGEATHLPPVNGSVQAKKKITKHCFLCGKKTGLATSYECRCGNNFCATHRYAETHTCTYDYKSAGRRYLQETNPVVSAPKLPKI, encoded by the exons ATGGCCAACAAGAAGGAGCCTCCCTTTTTCAATGAGGATAATATGGGGCCGTTTCACTACAAACTTCCTTTCTATGAAACTATGGAGCTCTTCATTGAAACGCTCACGGGAACCTGCTTTGAGCTGCGAGTTTCTCCCTTTGAAACGGTTATTTCTGTGAAAGCGAAAATTCAGAGACTGGAAG gTATACCTGTCTCTCAGCAGCACTTAATTTGGAATAATATGGAACTGAAGGATGACTATTGTTTAAATGACTATAA catttcagaaggCTGCACTCTGAAGTTAGTTCTGGCAATGCGAGGTGGACCTATTAACACTAGAAGAG tTCCTGTAGAAGACCCTATAAGGGAAATGGCTGAATACATGGATCCTGGTAGAGATGAGATCTGGGAGAAAGGGCCCTCTAACAAACAAGTCACCTTCTTAGTTTATCGAGAAGGAGATCAGTTGAATTTCTTCCGTGTGGTAGACCGGGGAGATGGCACTTTAACACCATTATCTGAATCTTTGAG tggtgGTTCAGTGTATAACTTATATGCTGATGATGAAGATGAGACAGAGGCATCACCTTCTGGCCAACAGATTATTGAGAATTCAATTACtatgaataaaatgaaactgcTCAAGGCAAAGATGGAGAACATGAATCTAAGTAAAAAG CCTAAAAAAACTGTCAAAGTGAAACCTCGTCCTCCAACAGCTCCTCGACCATCTAgtggctcagcagctgctgctcgtCACCGGTTTTTAAGAGTGCTCCCCCATATTGGACAGTCCTGCCTACCTCCTCCTGGGAATTCATATCCTTTGGAGTCTTCCCAAAATGCACTTTCAGCGTTGGCTTCTTTGGCCACTGCTGGTAGAACAATGCCATCCACAACTAATGACTTTCTTAAGGAAGATGACACTTGGCAGAGTGCCTCTTGGTCTCATTCGGTTAGTAGCATCAGGTTACCACCGAAAATATCTCGTGTTGAACTAGAAAATGCAAAAGTACCTACAAATAGTATTCTGACTCCTGTTTCATCTCTGTCTGCAAACTTGGaaaaagtatctgaaaatgTGACCTCAGCAAGTGAGGAGGATTCTGTTTTGTATCCGAATCTAACAAATGTAGAACTGTatggaacagaagaaaaacttttatCTGAAGCagatgcttttgctttgttaacAGAAGCAAGCACCACCGAGCAGTGTAGTGAGATATATGATATAGGAAAGGTGAACCCAGAACTTGAACTGTCTGATGGAGATGAAGAATCTAAGGTTTTAGAACAGCATAGAAAACCTATTAGTAAagtgctgagcactgcagcaACAGGAACTGGACTTCTCAGTACTCGTGAACTAAGTCCTCGGAAAAATACGCTTTTGTCACCTCTTCGTTATTCAGCACAAGTGGCACATCACAGTTCTCTGAAACCACAAACACAACCCAAATGCTTTGAGGCTGATAACTTGAGATCTACGGCCTCCCCAAATGTGCTTCGATCTTTGGAAGTCCGTAGTATAGCAGACTCCTCTTTTTCTAGGACTACTAGATTTCATAGCATAAAAGTAGATTCACTTGGCAAGAGACCTGATGTAACTGCTAAAACAGAAGCTAGGGGCATCACAGATGTGAGTAACAAGGcatccaaagaacctgtgagTTCTGTAAATAACTTAGGATTTCTAGCTTCGCTGGCCCGAAGCACAAACAGGGAAAGTTTACAGAGTTCCTGTGGGACAGGCAGGTTTCGGACTTCTGGTATTGCACTACCTACAaatcttcagcattttcaggaagaaagctTTAGGAAAACTACTACTCCAAATGAAGCTGCTGAATATATTCTA tctgctCATGCGCTTGGAATGAATGGAATTAATGCAGCTGTAGGGAAAAGAGTAG CAGGTGAAGCAACCCATCTTCCACCTGTGAATGGCTCAGTtcaagcaaaaaagaaaattacaaagcaTTGCTTTCTTTGTGGCAAGAAAACTGGATTGGCAACCAGCTATGAGTGCAG
- the ZFAND4 gene encoding AN1-type zinc finger protein 4 isoform X2, with the protein MANKKEPPFFNEDNMGPFHYKLPFYETMELFIETLTGTCFELRVSPFETVISVKAKIQRLEGIPVSQQHLIWNNMELKDDYCLNDYNISEGCTLKLVLAMRGGPINTRRVPVEDPIREMAEYMDPGRDEIWEKGPSNKQVTFLVYREGDQLNFFRVVDRGDGTLTPLSESLSGGSVYNLYADDEDETEASPSGQQIIENSITMNKMKLLKAKMENMNLSKKPKKTVKVKPRPPTAPRPSSGSAAAARHRFLRVLPHIGQSCLPPPGNSYPLESSQNALSALASLATAGRTMPSTTNDFLKEDDTWQSASWSHSVSSIRLPPKISRVELENAKVPTNSILTPVSSLSANLEKVSENVTSASEEDSVLYPNLTNVELYGTEEKLLSEADAFALLTEASTTEQCSEIYDIGKVNPELELSDGDEESKVLEQHRKPISKVLSTAATGTGLLSTRELSPRKNTLLSPLRYSAQVAHHSSLKPQTQPKCFEADNLRSTASPNVLRSLEVRSIADSSFSRTTRFHSIKVDSLGKRPDVTAKTEARGITDVSNKASKEPVSSVNNLGFLASLARSTNRESLQSSCGTGRFRTSGIALPTNLQHFQEESFRKTTTPNEAAEYILSAHALGMNGINAAVGKRVGEATHLPPVNGSVQAKKKITKHCFLCGKKTGLATSYECRCGNNFCATHRYAETHTCTYDYKSAGRRYLQETNPVVSAPKLPKI; encoded by the exons ATGGCCAACAAGAAGGAGCCTCCCTTTTTCAATGAGGATAATATGGGGCCGTTTCACTACAAACTTCCTTTCTATGAAACTATGGAGCTCTTCATTGAAACGCTCACGGGAACCTGCTTTGAGCTGCGAGTTTCTCCCTTTGAAACGGTTATTTCTGTGAAAGCGAAAATTCAGAGACTGGAAG gTATACCTGTCTCTCAGCAGCACTTAATTTGGAATAATATGGAACTGAAGGATGACTATTGTTTAAATGACTATAA catttcagaaggCTGCACTCTGAAGTTAGTTCTGGCAATGCGAGGTGGACCTATTAACACTAGAAGAG tTCCTGTAGAAGACCCTATAAGGGAAATGGCTGAATACATGGATCCTGGTAGAGATGAGATCTGGGAGAAAGGGCCCTCTAACAAACAAGTCACCTTCTTAGTTTATCGAGAAGGAGATCAGTTGAATTTCTTCCGTGTGGTAGACCGGGGAGATGGCACTTTAACACCATTATCTGAATCTTTGAG tggtgGTTCAGTGTATAACTTATATGCTGATGATGAAGATGAGACAGAGGCATCACCTTCTGGCCAACAGATTATTGAGAATTCAATTACtatgaataaaatgaaactgcTCAAGGCAAAGATGGAGAACATGAATCTAAGTAAAAAG CCTAAAAAAACTGTCAAAGTGAAACCTCGTCCTCCAACAGCTCCTCGACCATCTAgtggctcagcagctgctgctcgtCACCGGTTTTTAAGAGTGCTCCCCCATATTGGACAGTCCTGCCTACCTCCTCCTGGGAATTCATATCCTTTGGAGTCTTCCCAAAATGCACTTTCAGCGTTGGCTTCTTTGGCCACTGCTGGTAGAACAATGCCATCCACAACTAATGACTTTCTTAAGGAAGATGACACTTGGCAGAGTGCCTCTTGGTCTCATTCGGTTAGTAGCATCAGGTTACCACCGAAAATATCTCGTGTTGAACTAGAAAATGCAAAAGTACCTACAAATAGTATTCTGACTCCTGTTTCATCTCTGTCTGCAAACTTGGaaaaagtatctgaaaatgTGACCTCAGCAAGTGAGGAGGATTCTGTTTTGTATCCGAATCTAACAAATGTAGAACTGTatggaacagaagaaaaacttttatCTGAAGCagatgcttttgctttgttaacAGAAGCAAGCACCACCGAGCAGTGTAGTGAGATATATGATATAGGAAAGGTGAACCCAGAACTTGAACTGTCTGATGGAGATGAAGAATCTAAGGTTTTAGAACAGCATAGAAAACCTATTAGTAAagtgctgagcactgcagcaACAGGAACTGGACTTCTCAGTACTCGTGAACTAAGTCCTCGGAAAAATACGCTTTTGTCACCTCTTCGTTATTCAGCACAAGTGGCACATCACAGTTCTCTGAAACCACAAACACAACCCAAATGCTTTGAGGCTGATAACTTGAGATCTACGGCCTCCCCAAATGTGCTTCGATCTTTGGAAGTCCGTAGTATAGCAGACTCCTCTTTTTCTAGGACTACTAGATTTCATAGCATAAAAGTAGATTCACTTGGCAAGAGACCTGATGTAACTGCTAAAACAGAAGCTAGGGGCATCACAGATGTGAGTAACAAGGcatccaaagaacctgtgagTTCTGTAAATAACTTAGGATTTCTAGCTTCGCTGGCCCGAAGCACAAACAGGGAAAGTTTACAGAGTTCCTGTGGGACAGGCAGGTTTCGGACTTCTGGTATTGCACTACCTACAaatcttcagcattttcaggaagaaagctTTAGGAAAACTACTACTCCAAATGAAGCTGCTGAATATATTCTA tctgctCATGCGCTTGGAATGAATGGAATTAATGCAGCTGTAGGGAAAAGAGTAG GTGAAGCAACCCATCTTCCACCTGTGAATGGCTCAGTtcaagcaaaaaagaaaattacaaagcaTTGCTTTCTTTGTGGCAAGAAAACTGGATTGGCAACCAGCTATGAGTGCAG